In the genome of Nitrospirota bacterium, one region contains:
- a CDS encoding WYL domain-containing protein → MGIKNIYERFIWFDDRVRRKKYPNTTSLAHEFEISVKTAQRDIEFMRDRLNCPLIYDESLKGYHYEDETFSLPLMYLSSAELSSLVVARKLLQDISGSYIADEITTAVDKITSIIKKHAVSPDSMDDVMSFHLIEYSPAPEDIFRTVLEACLKKKRLSFNYSSPARKEDTTRCIDPYHLFNYMGAWHLIGYCHLRKNMRDFKLNRIRTPQMLDEGFSIPRDFSAKHYFQSSFGIYKGKDKKQVVLRFTPDTAKWISDQIWHREQQTKTLKDGSLELSFPVADFSEIAREILKYGSGVEVLKPEVLRQFIKAEIDKAAKIY, encoded by the coding sequence ATGGGCATTAAGAATATATATGAACGTTTCATCTGGTTTGATGATCGGGTAAGACGGAAAAAATACCCGAATACGACAAGCCTTGCTCACGAATTCGAGATATCGGTAAAGACCGCCCAGCGGGACATCGAGTTTATGAGGGACAGGCTGAACTGCCCTCTGATTTATGATGAGAGTCTTAAGGGCTACCATTACGAGGACGAAACATTCTCTCTGCCACTCATGTATCTATCATCTGCTGAACTGTCCTCCCTTGTTGTTGCCCGTAAACTGCTTCAGGACATCAGCGGAAGCTATATTGCCGATGAGATAACCACGGCTGTCGATAAGATTACCTCAATCATAAAGAAACATGCCGTAAGCCCGGACAGCATGGATGATGTGATGTCATTTCATCTTATTGAGTATTCGCCGGCTCCTGAGGATATTTTCAGGACTGTGCTTGAGGCTTGCCTTAAGAAGAAAAGACTGTCATTCAATTACAGCTCTCCTGCAAGGAAAGAGGATACCACCCGTTGCATTGATCCCTATCACTTATTCAACTACATGGGCGCCTGGCATCTTATAGGCTACTGTCATTTGAGAAAAAACATGAGAGACTTCAAGCTCAACCGGATCAGGACACCCCAAATGCTTGATGAAGGCTTTAGCATTCCACGGGACTTCAGCGCCAAGCACTATTTTCAGTCATCCTTCGGCATATATAAGGGCAAAGACAAAAAGCAGGTTGTACTCCGCTTTACTCCGGATACGGCAAAATGGATCAGCGATCAGATATGGCACAGAGAGCAGCAGACAAAGACTCTCAAAGATGGTTCGCTGGAGCTGAGCTTTCCAGTCGCTGATTTCTCCGAGATAGCCCGTGAGATCCTCAAATATGGCTCAGGTGTTGAAGTGCTCAAGCCTGAAGTCCTCCGTCAGTTCATCAAAGCTGAAATAGATAAAGCCGCCAAGATTTATTAA
- a CDS encoding Hsp70 family protein, which translates to MSKVYFGIDLGTSRSSISYVVDNPRAGQGVYLEPETVKFSPPPGATAYHHLQRYPSVIYLERKQKKLKIISGFEADAAASGKLAKPFESLFASAKSDMGTLRIYEDSISPDISTPKEVSAEIIRQLIRAAEKETGISPKNCNVVITVPASFMHNQRKDTLEAAKMAGLNIDEGDLLDEPIAAFIHMACHQKLDARLDMKTSKKILMFDLGAGTCDISLFEAAYDIEQLQSGVGLQIKNRAISNYKKLGGDNIDLHIVEEELLPAFCEKNGIDFKTLKEKTKREVRFRLKAVAKLLKESLCRQLDTHRTTKEVRQSWAIDSMVISSFDERTKKVHGNMSLKRFMELMEPFVTDDLESSYKVADDYYTFSFFGPVVNALRKAGLRMADIDGFIFNGGSCHNPVIKKAFSGYYQLSHANFFETPDLDRSVSQGAAIHCYHRHKNERIIVAPIVNTEIGIYTYGLKREALVKAGAELPFPHEGYFINDNFCVPKDNLDSVGISIYADDGRVISNLRLALPPHTAKGEPISIGISIDRNKVMSFTAALKNAPDSKMKVEISHPWTHNVNTPEDMDVGRCWEQIAEMRMKGSSVPHDKLIDLSIKERLRGNSTAALEILQRLEDKGIQTARINNAIALAYGDLDEEEKALEYFKRAVELEPRNAVMLANYGSQLVMCGQVTEAIPKLRESIDIDPDEYIAYNWLGHAYRHIGEEDNARQEFKKAQQLLRAVSSRYPDNDWYLKYMEGVHRALGEYDEADRARKQQQNARNTRLLNGSPEALVAGPDSGIWEEADLFENK; encoded by the coding sequence ATGAGCAAGGTATATTTTGGTATCGATCTCGGGACAAGCAGGTCATCTATAAGCTATGTAGTCGATAATCCCCGCGCAGGACAGGGTGTCTATCTGGAACCCGAAACAGTCAAGTTCAGTCCGCCTCCAGGCGCAACAGCATACCATCATCTGCAACGTTACCCGTCGGTAATTTATCTCGAAAGAAAACAGAAGAAGCTGAAAATCATCTCGGGGTTTGAGGCCGATGCTGCAGCCAGCGGGAAACTGGCAAAGCCTTTCGAGAGTCTCTTCGCATCCGCAAAGTCCGATATGGGCACGTTGAGAATATATGAGGATTCAATATCGCCTGATATATCTACCCCGAAGGAGGTCTCGGCTGAGATAATCAGGCAGCTTATAAGGGCAGCAGAAAAAGAGACCGGCATTTCGCCAAAGAACTGTAACGTTGTAATAACCGTTCCGGCTTCTTTCATGCATAACCAGCGAAAGGACACATTGGAGGCAGCTAAAATGGCTGGCCTTAATATCGATGAGGGAGACCTCCTTGACGAACCGATTGCAGCATTCATCCACATGGCCTGTCACCAGAAGCTTGATGCAAGACTCGACATGAAGACCTCGAAGAAGATACTTATGTTTGATCTGGGTGCCGGCACCTGTGACATATCACTTTTTGAGGCTGCCTATGATATAGAGCAGTTACAATCCGGCGTGGGCCTTCAGATAAAAAACAGAGCAATCAGCAACTACAAAAAGCTGGGCGGCGACAACATTGATCTTCACATAGTTGAAGAGGAGCTTTTACCAGCCTTCTGTGAAAAAAACGGTATAGACTTCAAGACACTCAAGGAGAAGACAAAGCGTGAAGTGCGGTTCAGGCTGAAGGCTGTGGCAAAACTTCTGAAGGAATCTCTCTGCAGGCAGCTCGACACTCATCGGACGACAAAAGAGGTGCGGCAGTCATGGGCAATAGATTCAATGGTCATTTCATCGTTTGACGAAAGGACAAAGAAAGTCCATGGCAATATGTCTTTGAAAAGGTTTATGGAATTAATGGAGCCTTTTGTGACAGATGATCTCGAAAGCTCTTATAAGGTTGCCGATGACTATTACACCTTTTCCTTCTTTGGGCCAGTCGTCAATGCCCTAAGGAAAGCAGGCTTGCGCATGGCTGATATTGACGGCTTCATATTTAACGGTGGCAGCTGCCATAACCCTGTTATAAAAAAGGCTTTTTCCGGATACTATCAGCTCTCGCATGCAAATTTCTTCGAAACCCCTGATCTCGATAGGTCGGTATCCCAGGGCGCAGCCATACACTGCTACCATCGCCATAAGAATGAAAGAATAATTGTTGCGCCTATCGTTAACACTGAAATAGGGATCTATACCTATGGCCTGAAAAGAGAGGCGTTGGTAAAGGCCGGAGCAGAACTCCCCTTCCCGCATGAGGGATATTTTATCAATGATAATTTCTGTGTGCCGAAGGACAATCTGGACAGTGTCGGCATATCCATATATGCGGATGATGGCAGGGTCATAAGCAACCTCAGACTCGCATTGCCTCCCCACACGGCAAAAGGGGAACCGATCAGTATTGGCATCAGCATAGACCGCAATAAAGTCATGAGTTTCACCGCTGCCCTGAAAAATGCACCTGATTCAAAAATGAAGGTGGAGATTAGTCATCCCTGGACCCATAATGTAAATACCCCTGAGGATATGGACGTCGGAAGGTGCTGGGAGCAGATTGCTGAAATGAGGATGAAGGGCTCGTCTGTCCCACATGATAAGCTGATCGATCTGTCAATTAAGGAACGCCTCAGGGGAAACTCAACAGCTGCCCTCGAAATACTTCAGCGGCTTGAGGATAAAGGTATTCAGACGGCGAGGATTAACAATGCGATTGCTCTTGCCTATGGTGATCTTGATGAAGAGGAAAAAGCCCTGGAATATTTTAAAAGGGCAGTCGAGCTGGAGCCACGGAATGCTGTTATGCTGGCGAACTATGGCAGTCAACTTGTGATGTGCGGTCAGGTCACTGAAGCAATCCCTAAATTAAGAGAGTCAATTGATATCGATCCGGATGAATATATTGCCTATAACTGGCTTGGACATGCTTATCGGCATATCGGAGAAGAAGATAATGCCCGCCAGGAGTTCAAAAAGGCCCAACAACTCCTGAGGGCAGTAAGTTCAAGGTATCCTGACAATGATTGGTATTTGAAATATATGGAGGGGGTGCACAGAGCTCTTGGTGAGTATGATGAGGCCGACAGGGCCAGAAAGCAACAGCAGAATGCGCGCAACACCAGGCTACTGAACGGAAGTCCCGAAGCCCTTGTTGCAGGGCCTGATTCAGGGATATGGGAGGAGGCTGATCTTTTTGAAAACAAATAA
- a CDS encoding serine/threonine protein phosphatase: MTNSRLLVMGDIHGMYDELMLLLNSSGYEPKTDELVVLGDYIDRGPQSRSVIEFFMDLKARHGSRVTLLMGNHEEMCLKAHKGNRDARIAAKFHWLANGGEATLQSFGGELPAGVISFMKKLLLYAETEQYIFVHAGADHSLPLSEADPEDLLWSSSPLPHYSGKMVIVGHAIRDEVSFHARSNTLYIDTGAFQSVWGRTGRLSMVDLVYRKVHWINTGGPDHGTYSVNELIIEPLRLHR; the protein is encoded by the coding sequence ATGACTAACAGCCGGCTTTTGGTAATGGGTGATATTCATGGAATGTATGATGAATTGATGCTGTTACTCAATTCCAGCGGTTATGAGCCGAAAACGGATGAGCTAGTGGTTCTCGGTGATTATATTGACAGGGGTCCCCAGTCCAGAAGTGTTATTGAGTTCTTTATGGATCTCAAGGCCAGACATGGCTCAAGAGTAACGCTTCTCATGGGAAATCATGAAGAAATGTGCCTGAAGGCTCACAAGGGGAATAGGGACGCTCGCATTGCGGCAAAGTTTCACTGGCTGGCAAACGGCGGAGAGGCAACGCTGCAGAGCTTTGGTGGCGAGCTCCCTGCCGGTGTCATTTCCTTTATGAAAAAGCTGCTACTGTATGCAGAGACCGAACAGTACATCTTTGTTCATGCCGGAGCAGATCATTCATTGCCTTTGTCTGAAGCTGATCCTGAAGATCTTCTCTGGAGCAGTTCACCCCTGCCTCATTACAGCGGCAAGATGGTGATCGTTGGCCATGCCATTCGTGATGAGGTAAGTTTTCATGCCAGATCAAATACCCTTTATATCGACACGGGCGCATTCCAAAGTGTTTGGGGCAGAACAGGAAGATTAAGCATGGTAGACCTTGTATACAGGAAAGTCCACTGGATAAACACAGGTGGCCCCGATCATGGAACATACAGCGTGAATGAACTGATTATTGAGCCGTTGCGTTTGCATAGATAA